A genomic region of Dermacentor andersoni chromosome 9, qqDerAnde1_hic_scaffold, whole genome shotgun sequence contains the following coding sequences:
- the LOC126528155 gene encoding uncharacterized protein codes for MTKAMKSGARCQDAKVNDFFEKGLEENDEPDDPACSRSECSHRGAALVYRECSDKEARVLRRMLIVGPPVRKLCIWEMSLRAFRIAFGRLEGCSSLEELRVLMIVCEEEEEFSVNLSGVFGRLRSLQLHSLNIGTAFAKGIANYLPENTTLREFTLGFSGDDEVPAALIEALIEALMVNNTLKRFTLAEALVSSESGIAFAKMLAVNSTLELVDLTDECSLEAESVSALLEEDRYEQVFKRLRIVWTEQLLPLLTRLIRKKACWPELSVRLSASVDRDVLREFFDAMATDTRIRALHFDPIDETFDDLADGIASVAKRTTTLKEIDNHTPVKPGNEQQLVKVLDALKENRSVTSFVMSADSVTPEIATSLSELLAVNGTLNVISVCRYFEITDDILATLLRGMRKNYTVIHLNVGRVPDYDSKAVLEMEQLVERNGRLHEKAAEFVNAGGDRESDAEGADALQKVRTSAPLVGEVQRLSGKTSDAATELIRAALARLCV; via the coding sequence ATGACCAAGGCAATGAAAAGCGGGGCTCGGTGCCAAGACGCCAAAGTCAACGACTTCTTCGAGAAAGGGCTGGAAGAAAACGACGAGCCCGACGACCCCGCatgctccaggagcgaatgttcgCACCGTGGCGCAGCGCTCGTATATCGAGAGTGCTCGGATAAGGAGGCGAGAGTGCTTCGACGCATGTTGATTGTGGGTCCACCCGTGAGGAAGCTTTGCATATGGGAAATGTCGCTGAGGGCGTTCAGGATCGCATTTGGCCGCCTCGAAGGGTGCTCCTCGCTCGAAGAACTTCGGGTGTTGATGATTGTATGCGAAGAGGAGGAAGAATTCAGCGTCAACCTTTCCGGAGTGTTCGGCAGACTGCGTTCATTGCAGTTGCACAGCTTGAACATAGGGACCGCATTCGCGAAGGGCATAGCAAACTACCTCCCAGAGAACACGACGCTGAGGGAATTCACCCTAGGGTTCAGCGGTGACGACGAGGTTCCCGCCGCGCTCATCGAAGCGCTCATCGAAGCGCTAATGGTAAACAACACGCTCAAGAGATTTACCTTAGCGGAGGCGCTGGTGTCCTCAGAGAGCGGGATCGCATTCGCGAAGATGTTGGCAGTTAACTCGACGTTGGAGCTGGTGGACCTTACCGACGAGTGTTCCCTGGAAGCGGAAAGTGTGTCGGCTCTGCTGGAGGAGGACCGTTATGAGCAAGTCTTCAAGAGGCTTCGCATAGTGTGGACGGAGCAGCTTCTGCCGCTGCTTACGAGGCTCATCCGCAAAAAAGCGTGTTGGCCCGAGCTCTCGGTCAGGCTCAGCGCTTCGGTGGACCGGGATGTTCTGCGCGAGTTCTTCGACGCCATGGCCACAGACACTAGAATTCGCGCGCTCCACTTCGACCCGATCGATGAGACATTCGACGACCTCGCGGATGGCATCGCTTCGGTTGCAAAGCGGACGACGACTCTCAAGGAAATCGACAATCATACACCCGTCAAACCGGGCAACGAGCAGCAGCTGGTCAAGGTTCTGGACGCCCTGAAAGAGAACCGTTCCGTCACCTCGTTCGTCATGTCCGCAGACTCGGTGACGCCAGAAATAGCGACGTCCCTGTCCGAGCTGCTGGCCGTCAACGGCACTCTGAACGTGATTTCCGTCTGCAGGTACTTTGAAATCACCGACGACATCCTGGCGACTCTCCTGCGAGGCATGAGAAAAAACTACACCGTGATACATCTGAATGTTGGCCGGGTACCTGACTATGACTCCAAGGCTGTCCTCGAAATGGAGCAGCTCGTGGAGAGGAATGGTCGTCTCCACGAGAAAGCGGCCGAGTTCGTGAATGCAGGTGGCGACCGCGAGAGCGACGCCGAAGGAGCGGACGCGCTGCAGAAGGTGCGCACGAGCGCGCCCCTGGTCGGGGAGGTGCAGAGGCTCAGCGGAAAGACGAGCGACGCTGCGACGGAGCTGATACGCGCAGCCTTGGCTCGTCTATGTGTGTGA